A genomic window from Sparus aurata chromosome 4, fSpaAur1.1, whole genome shotgun sequence includes:
- the LOC115580781 gene encoding lysosomal protective protein isoform X2, translated as MSAGGLLLCLLAVFQLGSRAHYAPDEVTYLPGMTFKPNYRQWSGYLQARPGKFFHYWFVTSQRDPVKDPLVLWLNGGPGCSSLDGFLSENGPFHVNDDGATLYENPFSWNKIANVLYVESPAGVGYSYSDDKNYATDDDQVAEDNYRALQSFFAKFPKFAQNDFFIFGESYGGIYAPTLSLRVATGAATINFKGFAVGNGITSFALNKQSLIYFGYYHGLFGEDLWRDLNINCCDKGSCNFYNSSSVTCKTLVGVAFGIVYESGLNEYALYLNCEGVRGSHKGYERTMTHLFKNYMKQWLTHKVSVAHVPPCINSTAQMNWLNRGDVRKALHIPDTLPPWDLCSDEVGEQYTTLYPTMKDVYLKLLSLGLRGLVYNGDTDMACNFLGDQWFVEDLGLKETTKYQLWISDDQIAGFYQQFGNLTFLTVKGAGHMVPQWAPGPAFDMFQSFLTNGSY; from the exons ATGTCCGCCGGCGGGTTGTTGCTGTGTTTGCTGGCCGTGTTTCAGCTCGGCTCTCGGGCTCATTACGCCCCTGATGAGGTGACTTACCTGCCGGGCATGACGTTCAAACCCAACTACCGACAGTGGTCGGGGTACCTCCAGGCTCGGCCGGGAAAGTTTTTCCATTATTG GTTTGTGACCTCTCAGAGGGACCCAGTCAAAGACCCTCTGGTGCTCTGGTTGAATGGAGGTCCAGGCTGCAGCTCCTTGGATGGATTCCTGTCAGAGAACGGACCGTTTCAT GTAAATGATGACGGTGCCACGCTGTATGAGAACCCATTCAGCTGGAACAAGATTGCCAATGTGCTGTATGTAGAATCTCCTGCAGGAGTGGGATATTCCTACTCTGATGACAAAAACTACGCTACCGATGATGACCAG GTCGCTGAGGATAACTACAGAGCTCTGCAGAGTTTCTTTGCGAAGTTCCCCAAGTTTGCTCAAAATGACTTCTTTATTTTTGGGGAAAGTTATGGCGGAATTTATGCACCAACCCTCAGCCTCCGCGTGGCCACTGGAGCTGCAACCATTAACTTCAAG ggcTTTGCAGTGGGAAATGGCATCACCAGCTTTGCTCTCAATAAGCAGTCTTTGATATACTTCGGTTACTACCACGGCCTCTTTGGAGAAGA TTTGTGGCGTGATCTGAATATAAATTGCTGTGACAAGGGAAGCTGTAACTTCTACAACTCCAGCTCAGTGACCTGCAAGACTCTG GTGGGTGTGGCCTTTGGCATTGTGTATGAAAGTGGACTTAATGAGTATGCCCTGTACTTGAATTGTGAGGGTGTCAGAGGATCCCACAAAGGCTATGAGAGGACCATGACTCACCTGTTTAAGAACTACATGAAACAATGGCTTACCCACAAAGTGAGTGTTGCCCATG TCCCCCCCTGCATCAACAGCACTGCTCAGATGAACTGGCTGAACAGAGGCGACGTGAGGAAAGCCTTACACATACCAGACACACTGCCACCGTGGGACCTCTGCAG TGATGAAGTTGGCGAGCAATACACCACCCTGTATCCAACAATGAAGGACGTGTATCTGAAGCTGCTCTCTCTGGGCCTGCGGGGGCTGGTCTACAACGGAGACACCGACATGGCCTGCAACTTCCTGGGAGACCAGTGGTTTGTGGAGGACCTCGGCCTGAAG GAAACCACTAAGTACCAGTTGTGGATTTCTGACGACCAGATTGCAGGTTTCTACCAACAGTTTGGAAACCTCACGTTCCTGACAGTCAAG gGTGCAGGTCACATGGTTCCTCAGTGGGCTCCAGGTCCAGCTTTCGACATGTTCCAGTCTTTCCTCACAAATGGCTCCTACTGA
- the LOC115580781 gene encoding lysosomal protective protein isoform X1: MSAGGLLLCLLAVFQLGSRAHYAPDEVTYLPGMTFKPNYRQWSGYLQARPGKFFHYWFVTSQRDPVKDPLVLWLNGGPGCSSLDGFLSENGPFHVNDDGATLYENPFSWNKIANVLYVESPAGVGYSYSDDKNYATDDDQVAEDNYRALQSFFAKFPKFAQNDFFIFGESYGGIYAPTLSLRVATGAATINFKGFAVGNGITSFALNKQSLIYFGYYHGLFGEDLWRDLNINCCDKGSCNFYNSSSVTCKTLVGVAFGIVYESGLNEYALYLNCEGVRGSHKGYERTMTHLFKNYMKQWLTHKFSDGVPSSVSLGIVPPCINSTAQMNWLNRGDVRKALHIPDTLPPWDLCSDEVGEQYTTLYPTMKDVYLKLLSLGLRGLVYNGDTDMACNFLGDQWFVEDLGLKETTKYQLWISDDQIAGFYQQFGNLTFLTVKGAGHMVPQWAPGPAFDMFQSFLTNGSY, encoded by the exons ATGTCCGCCGGCGGGTTGTTGCTGTGTTTGCTGGCCGTGTTTCAGCTCGGCTCTCGGGCTCATTACGCCCCTGATGAGGTGACTTACCTGCCGGGCATGACGTTCAAACCCAACTACCGACAGTGGTCGGGGTACCTCCAGGCTCGGCCGGGAAAGTTTTTCCATTATTG GTTTGTGACCTCTCAGAGGGACCCAGTCAAAGACCCTCTGGTGCTCTGGTTGAATGGAGGTCCAGGCTGCAGCTCCTTGGATGGATTCCTGTCAGAGAACGGACCGTTTCAT GTAAATGATGACGGTGCCACGCTGTATGAGAACCCATTCAGCTGGAACAAGATTGCCAATGTGCTGTATGTAGAATCTCCTGCAGGAGTGGGATATTCCTACTCTGATGACAAAAACTACGCTACCGATGATGACCAG GTCGCTGAGGATAACTACAGAGCTCTGCAGAGTTTCTTTGCGAAGTTCCCCAAGTTTGCTCAAAATGACTTCTTTATTTTTGGGGAAAGTTATGGCGGAATTTATGCACCAACCCTCAGCCTCCGCGTGGCCACTGGAGCTGCAACCATTAACTTCAAG ggcTTTGCAGTGGGAAATGGCATCACCAGCTTTGCTCTCAATAAGCAGTCTTTGATATACTTCGGTTACTACCACGGCCTCTTTGGAGAAGA TTTGTGGCGTGATCTGAATATAAATTGCTGTGACAAGGGAAGCTGTAACTTCTACAACTCCAGCTCAGTGACCTGCAAGACTCTG GTGGGTGTGGCCTTTGGCATTGTGTATGAAAGTGGACTTAATGAGTATGCCCTGTACTTGAATTGTGAGGGTGTCAGAGGATCCCACAAAGGCTATGAGAGGACCATGACTCACCTGTTTAAGAACTACATGAAACAATGGCTTACCCACAAA TTTTCAGATGGAGTGccttcctctgtgtctctgggTATAGTCCCCCCCTGCATCAACAGCACTGCTCAGATGAACTGGCTGAACAGAGGCGACGTGAGGAAAGCCTTACACATACCAGACACACTGCCACCGTGGGACCTCTGCAG TGATGAAGTTGGCGAGCAATACACCACCCTGTATCCAACAATGAAGGACGTGTATCTGAAGCTGCTCTCTCTGGGCCTGCGGGGGCTGGTCTACAACGGAGACACCGACATGGCCTGCAACTTCCTGGGAGACCAGTGGTTTGTGGAGGACCTCGGCCTGAAG GAAACCACTAAGTACCAGTTGTGGATTTCTGACGACCAGATTGCAGGTTTCTACCAACAGTTTGGAAACCTCACGTTCCTGACAGTCAAG gGTGCAGGTCACATGGTTCCTCAGTGGGCTCCAGGTCCAGCTTTCGACATGTTCCAGTCTTTCCTCACAAATGGCTCCTACTGA
- the LOC115580782 gene encoding transcription factor E2F4-like, whose product MDPEGSPHSPDRDTPMPEQIPKCHRSTRSLNLLATRFVRLLQEAEGGVLDIKDAVRILAVGQKRRIYDITNVLEGIGLIMKISKSIVKWNGSMPGSNALESSNKVMELKSELEDLEQREKMLDQQKFWVEQSIRNTTEDCSNLTYVNHEDICNCFSGHTLLAVRAPSGTQLDVPIPKAVQNCPAKYQIHLKSINGPIDVVLLNKLSVSSAPVVLPVPPPEDILRRAKLAMSMSDVTESSFTPCQAPANARYSPSFLRTAMENMQRLESSTVRNPEPNRTEASGLRNLSKELEDLLQPTKELMNADLIKQLLTSEVLSPLLRLSPAPSEQDYACNLDESEGLCDLFDIPVLNV is encoded by the exons ATGGATCCTGAAGGAAGCCCACACAGTCCAGACAGGGACACCCCCATGCCAGAACAGATCCCCAAGTGCCACCGGAGTACGAGGAGCCTTAACCTGCTCGCCACGAGGTTCGTCCGCCTGTTACAAGAAGCTGAGGGCGGAGTGCTGGACATCAAAGAC GCTGTCAGGATCCTGGCTGTCGGGCAGAAAAGGCGTATATACGACATCACAAATGTGCTGGAGGGCATTGGTCTGATTATGAAAATTTCCAAAAGCATTGTAAAGTGGAA TGGTTCAATGCCTGGATCAAATGCACTTGAGTCATCCAACAAAGTAATGGAGTTGAAGTCTGAGCTGGAGGATTtggagcagagagaaaagatgttGGACCAGCAGAAATTCTGGGTTGAACAGAGCATCAGGAACACAACAGAAGACTGCAGCAA TCTGACTTATGTGAATCATGAAGATATCTGCAACTGCTTCAGTG GCCACACTCTTTTAGCAGTACGAGCACCATCTGGCACACAGCTAGATGTTCCCATTCCTAAAGCT GTCCAGAACTGCCCGGCAAAGTACCAGATCCACCTGAAAAGCATCAATGGGCCGATAGATGTCGTGCTTCTTAACAAACTCTCTGTCAGCTCTGCTCCTGTCGTACTGCCAGTCCCACCGCCTGAAGACATTTTACGAAGAGCCAAGTTGGCCATGTCCATGTCAGATGTGACAGAAAGCAGTTTTACACCATGTCAGGCCCCTGCCAACGCCAGATATAGCCCCAGTTTTCTACGGACAGCAATGGAGAACATGCAGCGTCTTGAGTCATCAACAGTTAGAAACCCTGAGCCGAACAGAACTGAGGCATCTGGAT TGAGAAATTTATCGAAAGAACTGGAGGACCTACTACAGCCCACCAAAG AATTGATGAACGCAGATCTAATCAAACAGCTCCTGACCTCTGAAG ttCTTTCTCCGCTACTCCGTCTATCTCCGGCCCCATCTGAACAGGATTACGCTTGTAATCTGGATGAGAGTGAAGGCCTCTGTGACCTCTTTGACATCCCTGTGCTCAATGTTTGA
- the drc4 gene encoding dynein regulatory complex subunit 4 isoform X1 codes for MPPKRKSSSKKPAKATTPTLIDGLTKEEMSKEQLEEHIVRLREELDREREERNYFQLERDKIRTFWEITNRQLEEVKAEQKNLDKDIEEDERRHLVDIRVYKQKMKHLLCEKENTIAELKADGLVSTELVQKEQEQLETELHKEMKVIMVDLQELDIEDLVKELELKHDEEMSETRDTWEKQLTEIKAKYEKKMELLLQELDNMRKNKFSEREDHWNSYIAALQQDHSKALSDADVLVKQMQEDMEMVNDSVKKQIEDMTIKQEEKKKDLFPVMQDNKRLAKLLSKAVEETTEKEKKLSYKGMTRDTSEKVKKKQLNDLKWEHEVLGNRFSKLQLERDQLYEKFSQNIQKMQQKASVKSELLERQLDTLSDHLQKTQAQLSLVLSASNVDQTSLSGVTNKVEQNLDVSNNTIKNLQCKKAQISKAHKDLLLTFEAKQRAIGVPVEVLCVKPSDSSVAEKSLEHLEFSP; via the exons ATG CCGCCTAAAAGAAAAAGCTCAAGTAAAAAGCCAGCAAAGGCAACGACGCCCACACTGATAGACGGCCTTACCAAGGAGGAGATGTCCAAGGAGCAG CTGGAAGAGCACATTGTGCGCCTTCGCGAGGAGCTGGAtcgagagagggaggagagaaactaCTTTCAGCTGGAGAGGGACAAGATCCGCACCTTTTGGGAGATCACAAACAGACAGCTAGAGGAGGTGAAGGCTGAACAGAAAAATTTAGATAAGGACATAGAGGAGGATGAGCGCCGCCACCTAGTAGATATCAGG GTGTATAAGCAGAAGATGAAGCACCTcctgtgtgagaaagagaacACAATTGCTGAGCTGAAAGCAGATGGCTTGGTCTCCACTGAGCTCGTGCAGAAAGAGCAAGAACAATTAGAGACTGAGCTTCATAAGGAAATGAAGGTCATCATGGTAGACTTGCAGGAGCTCGACATTGAAGACCTTGTCAAGGAGCTTGAACTG AAACATGATGAAGAAATGTCTGAAACACGAGACACCTGGGAGAAGCAGCTCACAG AAATTAAAGCCAAGTATGAGAAAAAGATGGAGTTGCTGCTACAAGAGCTTGACAACATGAGGAAAAACAAGTTCAGTGAGAGAGAGGATCACTGGAACAGCTACATTGCCGCTCTTCAACAAGACCACAGCAAAGCTCTCAGTGACGCTGATGTGCTCGTTAAGCAAATGCAGGAGGATATGGAAATGGTGAATGATTCAGTGAAG AAACAAATAGAGGACATGACGATaaaacaggaggagaagaaaaaggacCTGTTCCCTGTCATGCAGGATAACAAACGTcttgccaagcttctctcaaaaGCTGTGGAGGAAACCactgaaaaagagaagaaattgAGCTACAAAGGAATGACAAGA GACACCAGTGAGAAGGTCAAGAAGAAGCAGCTAAATGATCTGAAATGGGAACATGAGGTGCTGGGAAATAGATTCAGCAAG CTTCAGCTGGAAAGGGACCAGCTGTATGAGAAATTCTCTCAGAATATTCAGAAGATGCAGCAGAAAGCGAGTGTGAAGAGCGAGCTGCTGGAAAGGCAGCTGGACACTCTGTCAGACCATCTGCAGAAGACACAGGCTCAGCTGAGTTTGGTGCTTTCTGCGTCTAACGTGGACCAAACTTCCCTCAGTGGGGTCACAAACAAAGTTGAG caAAACCTTGATGTCAGTAACAATACCATCAAGAACTTACAATGTAAAAAAGCTCAGATTTCCAAG GCCCACAAGGATTTGCTGCTGACCTTTGAAGCGAAGCAAAGGGCCATTGGTGTCCCTGTGGAGGTACTGTGTGTGAAGCCCTCTGACAGCAGTGTAGCTGAGAAAAGTCTGGAACATCTTGAGTTTTCCCCTTAA
- the drc4 gene encoding dynein regulatory complex subunit 4 isoform X2, which yields MPPKRKSSSKKPAKATTPTLIDGLTKEEMSKEQLEEHIVRLREELDREREERNYFQLERDKIRTFWEITNRQLEEVKAEQKNLDKDIEEDERRHLVDIRVYKQKMKHLLCEKENTIAELKADGLVSTELVQKEQEQLETELHKEMKVIMVDLQELDIEDLVKELELKHDEEMSETRDTWEKQLTEIKAKYEKKMELLLQELDNMRKNKFSEREDHWNSYIAALQQDHSKALSDADVLVKQMQEDMEMVNDSVKKQIEDMTIKQEEKKKDLFPVMQDNKRLAKLLSKAVEETTEKEKKLSYKGMTRDTSEKVKKKQLNDLKWEHEVLGNRFSKLQLERDQLYEKFSQNIQKMQQKASVKSELLERQLDTLSDHLQKTQAQLSLVLSASNVDQTSLSGVTNKVEQNLDVSNNTIKNLQCKKAQISKAHKDLLLTFEAKQRAIGVPVENC from the exons ATG CCGCCTAAAAGAAAAAGCTCAAGTAAAAAGCCAGCAAAGGCAACGACGCCCACACTGATAGACGGCCTTACCAAGGAGGAGATGTCCAAGGAGCAG CTGGAAGAGCACATTGTGCGCCTTCGCGAGGAGCTGGAtcgagagagggaggagagaaactaCTTTCAGCTGGAGAGGGACAAGATCCGCACCTTTTGGGAGATCACAAACAGACAGCTAGAGGAGGTGAAGGCTGAACAGAAAAATTTAGATAAGGACATAGAGGAGGATGAGCGCCGCCACCTAGTAGATATCAGG GTGTATAAGCAGAAGATGAAGCACCTcctgtgtgagaaagagaacACAATTGCTGAGCTGAAAGCAGATGGCTTGGTCTCCACTGAGCTCGTGCAGAAAGAGCAAGAACAATTAGAGACTGAGCTTCATAAGGAAATGAAGGTCATCATGGTAGACTTGCAGGAGCTCGACATTGAAGACCTTGTCAAGGAGCTTGAACTG AAACATGATGAAGAAATGTCTGAAACACGAGACACCTGGGAGAAGCAGCTCACAG AAATTAAAGCCAAGTATGAGAAAAAGATGGAGTTGCTGCTACAAGAGCTTGACAACATGAGGAAAAACAAGTTCAGTGAGAGAGAGGATCACTGGAACAGCTACATTGCCGCTCTTCAACAAGACCACAGCAAAGCTCTCAGTGACGCTGATGTGCTCGTTAAGCAAATGCAGGAGGATATGGAAATGGTGAATGATTCAGTGAAG AAACAAATAGAGGACATGACGATaaaacaggaggagaagaaaaaggacCTGTTCCCTGTCATGCAGGATAACAAACGTcttgccaagcttctctcaaaaGCTGTGGAGGAAACCactgaaaaagagaagaaattgAGCTACAAAGGAATGACAAGA GACACCAGTGAGAAGGTCAAGAAGAAGCAGCTAAATGATCTGAAATGGGAACATGAGGTGCTGGGAAATAGATTCAGCAAG CTTCAGCTGGAAAGGGACCAGCTGTATGAGAAATTCTCTCAGAATATTCAGAAGATGCAGCAGAAAGCGAGTGTGAAGAGCGAGCTGCTGGAAAGGCAGCTGGACACTCTGTCAGACCATCTGCAGAAGACACAGGCTCAGCTGAGTTTGGTGCTTTCTGCGTCTAACGTGGACCAAACTTCCCTCAGTGGGGTCACAAACAAAGTTGAG caAAACCTTGATGTCAGTAACAATACCATCAAGAACTTACAATGTAAAAAAGCTCAGATTTCCAAG GCCCACAAGGATTTGCTGCTGACCTTTGAAGCGAAGCAAAGGGCCATTGGTGTCCCTGTGGAG AATTGTTGA